The Candidatus Marsarchaeota archaeon DNA segment GCGTCGATTCGTTATACCCCCTATATAGCGCAGCATTGAATCTTGACGAGTCTTTGAAGAAGGCAATAATCATACAGGCAATGGCAAATAATTCCAACGCCGTAGAATTCGACAGATTCAGCGAGGATATTACAGATATAGCGTCCAAATTGGTAGAGGACTGGGCGCTGCAAGGCAGGCTACCTGGCAAGCACGCATTCAAGCTTATTTCCGGGCTGCGTCAATTCAAGCAGGTCTTCGAGCTTTCATTTAGCAGGCAGGTGAAATTTGAAGACGAAGAGCCTCCAAAGCCGGAAGCGATCAAAAAGGCCCTGCCTCGCGTGCATTACGAGCCCGACACAAAGCTGCTCAGGTATTAGCGTCAAGGCTAAGCCTTCATCTTGCGCAAAGCTAGCGCTATTGCAGCTGCTACCAGAACCACAGCAGCAATGGCAATCGCGGCATATATGTCGTAGTTGCCGTGCCGCTGCACCTTTGCCTGGGGCACTGTAGTGGTATTCACAGCTGCGCTATAAAAGTTTCCTGGCTTGACAGCAAACGGCACAACAATGTTCGTGTTGGGATTGCCTATGCTTGATCCATTCGCGTAGCCAGGTACGTAAACCTGCGCCTCCGGCCTGCCCATAGCAATCCAAATCGGGTTGCCTGAATTCGCATTTACTGTTGCATTTGAATACGTAGAAGCTGCGCGCTCCAGTGCAGCCAATGATGTAAGGCAGTTGCCTGTGGGATTTGAAAGATTTGAGGCAACGGACTGCACGCATTTGCCTGTAGTCGCATTTGGCATTATATTCGGGTCAAAAACGTAAACAACTACTAAGTACCATGGTATCAGGTCCTCAGAGAACGTAGTGTTGACAAAATGGGTGTGCGCAGGCATTGGCAGCACACCTGCCGGCAGGCTGCTGCTAAAATTGGTGTCTTCTGCTTCTATAGCGCTGAACAATGGAGAATACACGAGCTTCGGATCTATTGGGCATTCGGACTGTGTGCCTCCGGCGCCGCAGTCTGTATACACCAAAGAGTTGTTGAAGCTTGCAAACCCGTCTATCGAGTTGTATGCGCTGTAGCCGAATATCGACATGCCTGCGTATGCAGGCACCAATATCCAGTCAGGAAGCGCATCTGTTTTAGGCGCTGAAATGCCTGCATAGCACTGCGTAACTGAGGACGCATTTGACTGGCTATTTGGCAACGCCGACAGCGGCGGATAGCAGCTATAGTTGCCAGAATAGACATAAACTGCCTCAGACCCGTTGAAAAAAGCCCCGCTCTCGTTAGCAGTAGGCACAACTGCAGCACTTGCGTTCCCTGCAATAATCATTGCGGCAATGAGCATTGCAGCAAAAATACAGGCGTAATTCATAAAACGCATGATACTATATGGCCTAGCAAATCTTTTAATATTATTATAGGACAATGCAATGTGCTGATACAATGGAAAAGACGCTGTCGGAGAAGGCCGCGATAAAGGTCATAAAGGACGAGTCTTTCAGCGACCTCTCGCACAAGAAATGGCTCGTAGAAGTGGAGCTGAGAACATATGCAAGCATAGAGGAGATAGCGATGTACAGCAAGTATCCGACGCTGTCAATCGCAGCATTTTCAAAGATAAGGACCGAAGACGGCAAGGTTGCTTTGCTTCGCAAGCTGATCAGGAGCAACAACAACGAGAATATAATTTCCATAGCGCATGAAGTATTGCTCGGGATTGACTCCAAGGCCCTGCTATGGGATATCTATTCCGAAAAGAATGCAACGCAGGAGCTAAAGGCAATGGTCGAAAGGCGGATTGACGGGAACCTTGTGCCCCCAAGATCTACACTGATACGCACTGATGCAAATGCAGAATAGCAACAACAAAAAGCAATAAATATAAGCGCGAGCATAATAATGAATGTGGTAAGAATGGCAAAGCAGGAAAATTCAAAGAAAAAGAAGTCAAAGGCCGAGCTTAAAAAAAGGATAAAGAAGGGCTACAGGACCCATGACCCGCATTCGGAATTGTACAAGAAGGAATATCACCAGGTAAAATACACAGACCAGATATGCCCCATATGCGGGAGCAGAATAGATGAGAATGGAATGTGCGCATGCGGCGCAGGCGATTCATAAGCAATCAGCTGTGCCTAGCGCTTCAGGTCTTTTTCTGAAATCGCGTGCCCAAGCACCCTTGACTTTGCTTTCAGGTGCTCTTTGACCATTGCATTTGCAGGCTTTATGTGTATGCCCTCTGGTTCCACTTTAATGCCGTATTTCCTCAATTCTTCTATCTTCTTTGGATTGTTTGTCATAAGTCTTACGGACTTTATGCCAAGGTACTTCAATATGCCAGCGGCAGCCAGGAACGACCTGCTTTCAGGTTCGTATCCTAGCCTTTTGTAAGCATCATACATGTTTGCAGGCTTGCCATCCTTGTCCTTTGCATTGACCACTTTTCCGGAGCGCCATTCAAACACGTGCGAATATGCGGCAACCTTGGCTGCAATGCCGTTGCCAGCGCCCTCCTGGTTCATGTAGATTATCATGCCGCTTCCGTGCCGCTTTATCCTTTTCATGGCCTCGTCAAGCTCCTCCCTGCATTCGCAGTTGGTTGCGTGGAACAGCTCGCTTGTGGCGCATGCCGAATGCACCCTGAGCAGCACGTTGTCCTTTTTCAGGTTCTTCTTCGCATCGCCGTAAACCAGTGCAGTGTGGAATTCGCCGGTAGTATAATCCCCAAAAACCATGTATGTCCAGCCGCCAAGCTTTGTCGGAAGCGGGGTGCTGCCAAGAAGCGTTACAGCCCCTTTGCGCTTAAGCTTGCCTTCGATGTCATGCGACAGCTTCCCAGGCTTTTTCCAGCGCTCCTCGAACAAGCGCATTTCATCGTTAATGCCTGCCATAGGATCGCTCAGAAAACGCGCCTGCTCTCAAGCAGCTGCTGCACGCTTGTAAGCGGCGTCCCGTCTTTTTCAACTTCCTGCTCTGCTGGGAATTTTTCCATGTAATTTGGTATGTTTGCCTTTATCCTGTCTTCGTACGTCTCAATAAACTCGTTTTTGTAGAATACTCCCACAGGGATCTTGTCATCTGGCATGTATGCATTCTTTATTGCCTGCGTCATCTTTGCCATTGTTTCCGAGGGGTCGTGCACCTCAGGGTCGTCTTCCAGCTTGTATATCCTCTGCCTGAACCATTCGTTTGTATTTATGTCGTTGTAGGTTGGGCATGGCTGCAGTATGTCTATAAGGCCCATACCCTTGTGTTGCACTCCCTGCTTTATGAGCTCTTTCGTAAGGTTTGTGTCATACGCAAAGCTTCGCGCAACGAACGTATAACCTGATGCAACAGCAAGCGCTATCGGGTTTATCGGGCCGTTTATGTTCGGCTTCGGCAGCGCCTTTGTCTTCTCGCCCATTGGCATGGTAGGGGATGCCTGGCCTTTCGTGAGCCCGTATACCCTGTTGTCATGAACTATGATTGTCATGTCCGCGTTTCTCCTGCCTGCGCTTACGAAATGGCCTACGCCTATGCCGAAGGTGTCGCCGTCGCCAGCGTCTATTATCACCTTCATGCTGGGGTTTGCAAGCTTTATGCCTATCGCGAACGCCAAGGCCCTGCCGTGCAGAGTGTGCACCCCGGATATAGGGCCTGACACAAAGTGCGGAAGCTTTCCTGAGCACCCAATTCCTGACACTATCACCGCATCGGTGAAGTCAAGCTTCATTTCGCTTAAAGCGCTTTCCACTCCGCGCAATATGCCGAAATCGCCGCAACCCGGGCACCAATCATTGAACTCTAATTCTTCATTTGCCTCCATTCAAAACCACCTTCTTAACATCGCTATTTACAATCTGCTTCACTGCTTCCACAAGCTCGTCCATGGCCATGGGCCTGCCGTTCCACTTGAGTATGTAGTGCGTCGGCCTGATGCTTGTATTCTCTGTCATTATCTCAGCACCTTGCGCGTTGTAGTTGTTCTCTACTGCTATTATGCGCTTCTTGCCTGCAAGGGCCTTTGCTACGATCCCTGCAGGATATGGCGAAAACAGCCTTACCTGCACCATCTCTACGCTAATGCCATTCTTGCTTAGCGCTTCCATCGCATCCATCACTGCTCCTTTTGGCGATCCCCATGTAAGCAGCACGTTTTCGGCATTTCCAACAATCCTTACCTTGTGTGCGTCGTCTATGTATTTTTCAGCCAGCGCGGCCTTCTTTATCCTCTTTTCATACATCTTTGTCCTATTCATGCTGTCCTCAGTTATATGCCCGTACTCGTTGTGCTCGTCGCCAGTGTAATACATCTTCGCATGCCCTAAGAAAGCGCGCGGCGATGCACCGCTTTCGGTAAATTCAAAGCGCTTGTACTCTTCAGGCTCCTCCGGGAAGACTATGCTGCCCCTGTCTATCTTCATGCCCTTCGGCTGCATTGCTGCCTCATCGACTACCGCATATGCGTTTGCAAGTGTCTTTTCTATTATGTGTATGGTAGGCGTCTGGCATATCTCCGCAACATTCAAGGCAGTCACTGCGTCTTCGAAAATCTCGTTATGGTCCCCGGATGCGATTACTATGCGCGAGAATTCCCCGTGCCCTGCGTTTACTGCAAGCTTAAGGTCCGATTGGCCGCTTCTTGTGGGAAGCCCTGTTGCAGGGGATCCGCGCATGTAATAAGTGACTGTAACAGGTACCTCGTTCATTCCTGCCCAGCTTATGCCCTCGTTCATCAGCGAAAACCCCGGGCCTGATGTGGCTGTTGCAGCCCTGGCGCCAGTCAGAGCGGCGCCGTTCGCGGCGTTTATGGCCGCAAGCTCATCCTCGGTCTGCAGCACTACAACGCCGTTCTTTTCGTCAGAGCCTTCAAGGCTGAGGAACTGGTTTGCTTCTATGTATGTGCTCTCGTCGGAAGCCGGTGTTATCGGGTAATATGACTGGAACCTGAGCCCAGCATAAAGTTTGCCTATTGCAGATATGGTATTCCCGTCAAGCTGCACCCGGTGTCCGCTGCTTGGTATCTCCTTAAGGCTATACCCGTTTTGTGCTGAGCCAAAGCCTGCCTCTGCGGCAAGCTGGTTGAGCTTCAGGAACTTCTCATTTTTGCCGAATACTGCGCTTATCGCATCCATCAAGTATTTTTTGTCAAGGCCAAGTATTGCGAAGGAAGCCCCTGCGCAAAGCATGTTCCTGGCCTTCTCAGCAGTTACTGGGTCAAGCTTGAGCTCGTTAATTATGTTCTTCATAAGCGGGCCGTAATCGATGCCGATGCACTTCACGCCCTTTGAGCTTAGGTACTTTACAACGTCTCCCAGCGTGATGCCAAGCCCTGCGTCCTCCAATATCTTTGCCTGCCTTACGGCAAGTTCGCTTTCCATGGAGCGCACCTTGTCTATTGCAGCGGTTTCCAAAGCCTTGTCATATATGAAATAATCCTTTACTTCGTCAAAATGCTGGAATGCCGTTTCAGTATCGAATGTCGCCAGGATGTTGACCTTTGTTTCTATGCTATGCTGCGGCGAATCGCTAATGATCACATTGAAATAGCTGTGCCTGCCCTTTATGTTGGAAAAGTATTCCCTGCTCCCAAAAATGTAGTAGCCCGCCCTTGCTACGCCAGCGCCAAATATGTTTGCAGACGTGTCGACGCCAGTCCCCTGTGCGCCACCAATCATCCAACTAACTCTCATTAATTCACCGATACTAAATTGCAATAAACTTCTTTATTACTTTCGTAAGCGATTGCATTTTTGCACTGCAACCCTTAATTCCGGCGAATTTGTTGCAGGCGCAGTTGCAAAAGCATTAAATATTATGTTCGGCAAAAAGCAAGCTGCCGTGAATCAATATGGGACACAACGAAAAGGCAAAAATAAGGAAGGCGTCAAAGGCCCTGGCCGCATTCTATTGCGCGGAGATATTCAAAAAAGATATGAAGACGTACCTCGACACAGGCATTGTGCTTCAGGAAGAGCACGAAAAAAACAAGTCATCGCTTTTGAGCCTGATAAGGGAGGACGTAGAGAAAATTCAGGCAGGGCAGCTGGAAAGCACGCAGAACGAAGCCTCAACCGCATATTACGCATCATGGCTTCTGGAGATTTACGAGGTTCCGAAATCAAGCGAGACCATATCTGGCATAATGAAGAATGTGGAAGCGCATGTGAATGACAAGACAATGGCCCTGTATAAATACTGGATCAAAAAAATTAAGGCAGACATATCGAATCGCATGCTTATTTATGCCCTAAAGCGCGATGAGGACGCACTGCAGGACCTGACTAAGGACGCGCACGCTCTAAAGGAATTCAAGGCAGAAGTTTCCCGAATGCTCAGACGCTGACTGGTATACAAAAGCAATAAATAATAGCGTTTTTTATAGGGATTATGCCAACTCTAGAAGTTTCGAAAAGTTCCGAAACAAAATCGTATATATATGACGCGCTTGCGAATTCGTATTCGAGGGTTGCTTCAATGTTTCCAAAGAGCATGCTGCTCCTTTACGGCGATGCAGCCGCAAGCTTGTGCTGCGGCACTGAACTGAGTTCTGGCACGATGACGCTGCTGCTCCTGCCAAATATAACGACTGCCCAATTCAAATACACTCTGGCATCGGAAAAGGGGATTGTTGTGGAGAAGCCTGTAGACAGCCTATACAAGCTCTACGACTCTGTTAACGACATTGATATAGAGATAGGCATATCAAGCAGCAGACAGCAGCATATGAGCACTGATTTGTGGTCTGAACCTGTGCCACGACAATACGGCCCGCATTTCGCAGGCATACCATATAACGAACTTATGTCAAGGTCAAAGGGCCTTAGCGTGAATGGCAAGTCGGTCAATATGCCTGCAATATCGCACAATGTATCAATACTTTATGCATTATGGCGCCTCGATTCGGATGGCGATTACAAGGGCCAGCATACACGAGAAATAGTGCAGACATACAAGCACCACTACAACAGCATGGCGGGGCTTGAGGCAGTACCGCATTCGGCATTCGGCCATTACGGGTATTACTATTCAAAAAGCATGAAGTCCGATATATCGTGCATGCTCAGGGTATAGCCAGCGCAACGAACTTTTATTAATCCAGTGCAAGCCAATATAGAACAGGAAAGCAGCACTTCAGGTGGACCAAACGGACAAATTCAGGTTTTTGGTGTATTCGAGAGCCTTGCGGAGCATTGCAATAATATACATGACGCTGTCGTTCTCGCTTTACCTGCGCGCCCTAAAGGTTCCAATAATATATATAGGCATAGTTGCAGGCGCAACCATGCTTTTCGCGCTTTTCCTTACGATGGCGCTAGGCGTATTCGGCGACAGGCACGGCTACAAGAACGAGCTTATAATAGGCGAGATCGTTGCCACTGCAGGGGCGTTCCTCATAGCCTTAAGCCCAAATACCCCTTTAATAATGGCCGGCATGATTATAGCAGGCATAAGCAGCGGGGCAGGAGGCATGCGCGGCTCATTCTCCCCAGGCTCAAGCGCATTCATAGCAAGCATGTACAGGGATGAATCCGATAGGGTAAGGAAATTCTCCAGCCTTACAAGAGTTGCTGCACTGTTTTCAATACTCGGCAGCGTGATGTTCTCTTCTGTAACCCTGCTTTCGAAATACATCACGCAGCTAGAGGCATACCGCTACCTGTTCCTTGCTTCTTCCGTATTGCTGGCATTTTCGGTATTATGCCTGCTTGTGCTCAATGAGGCGCCAAGGGCAAGAAAGACTACTCGCATAATGAAGAGGTCAAGCATGCTGTACATACTGAGGGTCATAGTTGGCAATTCCCTGGGAGGAGTGGGCGTAGGCCTGGCCATACCTTTGCTGCCGCTGTGGTTTGCGCTGGTATACCACGCAACGCCGCTGCAGATAGGCGTAATATTTGCGATTTCGTACATAACGACAGCCATAGGCGCATCTTATTCTTCGCGCATATCAAAGCGCATTGGCGTTCTAAACACTGCTTCGCTTACAAGATCATTGAACGGCGTGCTGCTTGTGGCAATGGCATTCTCGCCGCTGCTGCCCATTGCAGGCATCATATACATTGCAAGGGCGTTCGTTGCAGGCTCAGGAAACCCAACACGATCCACAATTACCGTAAAAGGCATACACGAAGAAGATTACGGCACTGCAACCAGCGTGCAGGGCATAGCCACAAGGGCCTCGCAGCTAAGCTCTGCTGCAAGCGGCTATTTGATGGATTACGCGCTTCCCGCGCCGCTGCTCATAGGCGGCGTGTTCCAGTTCGCAAGCGGCATTGTCTACAAGCGCTTGCTGAAAGGCAGCTAATGCCTAATTGCAATGGCTATGGTTAGTTATTTAATTTATTCATGCCAATATGATAGCGGTGTTAGATGATGCAGGCTGCAGGCACTACAGGCATTCCAGAAGCAAAGCAGTTTTCTGAAGGGCAGCAGAGAGCAGTGAAAAAAAGCAGCAAGCGCATTTATGCAGCTGCAGTAATCATCATAATTGCCATAATCGCAATAGCAGCCCTATTCATGCAGGCGGGCAGGCCATCAGCCCCAAGGCCATCCAGTGTTGCCACCACATCGATAAACTCTTCAGCGCCTACTACGATATTCCAAACTACGACAATACCGCAGCATTACGCTGGGCTCAGCGGCTACATTAGCTGCATAGGTCCGTCATACAATGCCACTTCAGAGTTAAGGCAATTCGCCTATGCACCTATCTCTTCAAGCGGCACCCTTGGCGCATGGAGCACGCCTATTCAAGCACCTATAGCATTGCTCTACCCATCGTGTTTTTCCGCGTCGGGCAACTTTTACTGCATTAACGGATTCACGCAAAATTTCTCAAGCGAAATATTGTCTCTTTACATGCATGTGCCCGATACTTCTGGCACGCAAAACGCCACGACCCCATACCAATACTCGCCAATTCCGATCTGCACTTCCTATGAAAACATGGCATTCTGCATTTCTGCAAACACGTCTTCGGCATCCAGCCAGCAATACGTCTATGAGGCGAATGCAAGCGCTTCAGGCCTTTCCCAATGGAAGCAAGTTTCAAAGTATCCTGTCAGCAATTACGTTATTTCTGGATGCACAACATACTCCGGCAATATCTATTGCGTAGGCGGCTATGAAACAAATGCCTCTGGCGAAACGCGTTTCACGCAAAGCGTGTATTATTCCTCCATATACGCAAACGGATCTCTCACAAAATGGCGCCAGACCACCAGCTTCCCGATACCTATTACGCAAAGCAGCTGCACTGCTTACAACGGCTACCTATACTGCACAGGCAGCATGCTGAATTCCTCAATTTATTATTCAAAGATCAATCCCAACGGCTCGATACAGCCTTGGAATTCGGTTGCGTATCCGGCAGGGATAAAGTCCCCATCCTGCGGTGCGCTTGACGGTTACATATACTGCATGGGCGGAATAAATTCAACCTCTGCCTCTGTAAACTATACGTTTATCGCAAGGCTAAACAGCAATGGATCAATAGCCGGCTGGCAAAGGGCCCCAGAATTTCCGGCAGCCCCAGTCATGTACGCAAGTGCAGCTTGTGCCGTAAGCTAAATTAATCCGTTCCAGGGATTCCTTCGCTGCAAAACTTATGCATGCAAATACGCAAAATTGGTGTGAATGGCAGGCGTCAGTCAAGCAAGAAAATCAGCTTATATAGCGTTTGCAGCTGCGGTGCTGCTTGTGGCTGCATTCCTGGCAGTAATTGCATACGTCCATGTGCCCAGCAGCACAGCAAAAGCAACGACTTCCATACCAACAACGGTGCAGCAGCCAAACAGCACGCTTTCATACATCGCATGCTTGCAGCCGTCGTACGCGCACGCGGATTACGGCCTGTACTCTTACGCACCTGTGCGCCGCAACGGCACCCTTGGCGCATGGAGCAATGCATCACGCTTTCCAATACCTGTGCTTCAGACAAGCTGCGTAGCTGCTTCCGGAAGCCTTTACTGCATAAACGGCCTTTCGCAAAATGGCAGCGTATTGCAAATAGTAGCATCTTCCCCTCTTCCTCCAAGCGCGCTTTCGTTGCGCATAAGCTCGGAATATCCGGCATATGCTGCGCCCTCATGTGCATCTGATGGCAACGCGATATACTGCATCGGAGGCTTGTCTGGCGCATCAGGCACGCGCGAGCTGGCATACTTTGCCAATGCAACGCAAAGCGGGCTTTCGAGCTGGCAGAATGCCGCAGAATATCCGCTTAGTGGTTACACTAAGTACTCTTGCACGTATTATGCGTCAGCAATCTATTGCGTGGGGGGCATGCAACGCAGCTCTTCAGGTTCAGGCAATCTTTATTCCAATGCGGTTTATTATTCGCACATCGCAAAGAACGGCTTGCTGTCGGCGTGGTCAAAGGCGGAGAACTTTCCTGTCAGCACATACCAGAGCAGCTGCACAGCCTACAACGGCAGCCTGTTTTGCACCGCAGGCATAGTGCGCAGCGCAATCTACCGCGCAGGCATAAATGCCGCAGGCTCCATCTCGGAATGGTCTGCAACCGCATACGCTGCAAATATAATATCTCCTTCATGCAACGCCTTGGACGGCTACCTATACTGCACCGGCGGCATAAACGCGACAACCGGGTTCTTCGCAAACGCATCCTATGCAGCAAGGATCCTGCCAAACGGCACCCTTGGCGCATGGCATGCTGACAATCCGTTTCCTGTGAACTCTTCAAGAAACTATTTTACCTATTGCACGTCTGCTTAGGCATCGCCATACGCTACGCAAAACATGCACACAAGCCTTAAATAATACATTTGGGACTTTTACAGAATGGTGCAGATGAACTTAGACCAAATGAATGCCGGCATTTTTTTGCGCGGGATGCCGAAGGAATACATTGCGAATGCAAGCGCTGAAAGGGCCATATACGATGCGCTTGCTCACGACGAGGATTTTGCAAGGCTTTGCCACGGGCTTTATTCCAAAGGCTCTTACGAAAGCCTTTCAGAAGTGCTGAAGGGCGTGCTTGAGGCGGAATTCAGGAAGGAATTCAGCGACTTCATAATGGAAAGGCGCACTCCGGAATCCACAATCGGCATTGGCCAAAGGCTTCTTGCCACTGCGCACCTCGGATCAGCCATAAGCATGTTGGATGAAGGCAACCTTGACATTATAAAATGCTTCAAGAATGCCGAAGGCACGCTTGAAATAATGCGCGGGCTGTACGAAGAGCTTAAGAAAGGGCCATCTTCCTTGCGCAAGCAAAAGGACTGAAAAACGGAAGCCCTTAGCTTCCCTTGACAAGCGTGTAGATTGAGGGATCAGCGTTTCCGGAAAGCATCGCCTTAAGCGCGCCTGGCCTTGTTATGTTGAATATATAGCCCTCGGCGCCAGTAAGCCTGCACGTTTCATATAGCTTTGCAAGCTTTGTTGCCATGCCTCCGGTGACATCGACCCTGCTCTTCGAAGCGCCTGTATTCTGCAAGGCGCTGCCGATGTTCGAAGAATCTATAACTGCTATGTGCTTTGCGCTCTTGTCAATCTTGGGGTCTGCAGTAAACACGCCGTCAGTGTCAGATCCGTAAAGGATCTTCGAAGGCGTTATGCTGCGCGATATAAAATCAAAGACTGCTTCTGTCGAGGCTATTGATACACCTCTTTCCCTGTCGATGACCACATCCCCATGCACCACAGGTATGAAGCCCTTTTCAATGGCTTCGCTTATGTGGTCGCAGAAGCCCGCAAGCCCCGTGCCATCAGAAAACGAGAAATGGCCTGGCGAGAATGGGTAAAGCGGCAGCCCGAGCTTAAGCCCTTCGTTCACGAATATTGTATTGAGCTCCTTGGCAGTAAGGTGCGTTATTGCAGCACCAACCCTGCTGTCGCTGTATGCCAGCCCTTCATTTATCCTGTACTTCTTGGCGGGAACGTGCGCAAAAGAGCCGCTCCCATGCCCTATTATTACGTCAAATCCACCAGAGGCGTAAACATCCTTGAATTCCTGCAGCAGGCTAGCTATTGTGACAGGCCCGCTCGAGAGCGTGTTCGGCTTCGACAGGTCAGTTATGGCGCTTCCTCCTATCTTTATGAAATACAATCCCTTCATGCAATGCACTTGAGCGCAAGCACCTAGATCTGTGCAGCCTTAAGCGCTGACCCTTTAACTATCGCTGCAACAATATATAGATGTGCATCCGCTAAACGACAATTGTCAAATAGGCGTTACCTGAGCTTCTCTATCTTGTTCGCAATCTGCAGCAGCAGGTCCAATATGAGCCCTGCTATTATCGAAAGGAAGCCTATTGTAACCAGCATGAATGCTATGAGCGCCCTGCCGATCTCGTTGAGCGTCCCTGTGCTTAGGTAGTTTGCAATCACCAGGCCCCCAAGCACAATGCCAGCAATGACAAGCAGCACGCCTATGGTGCCAAATATAAGGAGAGGGCTGTAGTCCCTTGCAGCCCTTATTATGTGGCCGCCGACCCCAAGCCCGTACACGAATTTTGACCTTGAGAGCTTTGACTCGGTGCCCTTTGGCCGCGGATAGTATTTTATCGGAATGTCCTTTATGTCCTTGTAGCCTGCCTTCGATG contains these protein-coding regions:
- a CDS encoding GTP cyclohydrolase II — protein: MAGINDEMRLFEERWKKPGKLSHDIEGKLKRKGAVTLLGSTPLPTKLGGWTYMVFGDYTTGEFHTALVYGDAKKNLKKDNVLLRVHSACATSELFHATNCECREELDEAMKRIKRHGSGMIIYMNQEGAGNGIAAKVAAYSHVFEWRSGKVVNAKDKDGKPANMYDAYKRLGYEPESRSFLAAAGILKYLGIKSVRLMTNNPKKIEELRKYGIKVEPEGIHIKPANAMVKEHLKAKSRVLGHAISEKDLKR
- a CDS encoding thiamine pyrophosphate-dependent enzyme, giving the protein MEANEELEFNDWCPGCGDFGILRGVESALSEMKLDFTDAVIVSGIGCSGKLPHFVSGPISGVHTLHGRALAFAIGIKLANPSMKVIIDAGDGDTFGIGVGHFVSAGRRNADMTIIVHDNRVYGLTKGQASPTMPMGEKTKALPKPNINGPINPIALAVASGYTFVARSFAYDTNLTKELIKQGVQHKGMGLIDILQPCPTYNDINTNEWFRQRIYKLEDDPEVHDPSETMAKMTQAIKNAYMPDDKIPVGVFYKNEFIETYEDRIKANIPNYMEKFPAEQEVEKDGTPLTSVQQLLESRRVF
- a CDS encoding 2-oxoacid:acceptor oxidoreductase subunit alpha yields the protein MRVSWMIGGAQGTGVDTSANIFGAGVARAGYYIFGSREYFSNIKGRHSYFNVIISDSPQHSIETKVNILATFDTETAFQHFDEVKDYFIYDKALETAAIDKVRSMESELAVRQAKILEDAGLGITLGDVVKYLSSKGVKCIGIDYGPLMKNIINELKLDPVTAEKARNMLCAGASFAILGLDKKYLMDAISAVFGKNEKFLKLNQLAAEAGFGSAQNGYSLKEIPSSGHRVQLDGNTISAIGKLYAGLRFQSYYPITPASDESTYIEANQFLSLEGSDEKNGVVVLQTEDELAAINAANGAALTGARAATATSGPGFSLMNEGISWAGMNEVPVTVTYYMRGSPATGLPTRSGQSDLKLAVNAGHGEFSRIVIASGDHNEIFEDAVTALNVAEICQTPTIHIIEKTLANAYAVVDEAAMQPKGMKIDRGSIVFPEEPEEYKRFEFTESGASPRAFLGHAKMYYTGDEHNEYGHITEDSMNRTKMYEKRIKKAALAEKYIDDAHKVRIVGNAENVLLTWGSPKGAVMDAMEALSKNGISVEMVQVRLFSPYPAGIVAKALAGKKRIIAVENNYNAQGAEIMTENTSIRPTHYILKWNGRPMAMDELVEAVKQIVNSDVKKVVLNGGK
- a CDS encoding MFS transporter, which gives rise to MDQTDKFRFLVYSRALRSIAIIYMTLSFSLYLRALKVPIIYIGIVAGATMLFALFLTMALGVFGDRHGYKNELIIGEIVATAGAFLIALSPNTPLIMAGMIIAGISSGAGGMRGSFSPGSSAFIASMYRDESDRVRKFSSLTRVAALFSILGSVMFSSVTLLSKYITQLEAYRYLFLASSVLLAFSVLCLLVLNEAPRARKTTRIMKRSSMLYILRVIVGNSLGGVGVGLAIPLLPLWFALVYHATPLQIGVIFAISYITTAIGASYSSRISKRIGVLNTASLTRSLNGVLLVAMAFSPLLPIAGIIYIARAFVAGSGNPTRSTITVKGIHEEDYGTATSVQGIATRASQLSSAASGYLMDYALPAPLLIGGVFQFASGIVYKRLLKGS
- a CDS encoding isopentenyl phosphate kinase, with the translated sequence MKGLYFIKIGGSAITDLSKPNTLSSGPVTIASLLQEFKDVYASGGFDVIIGHGSGSFAHVPAKKYRINEGLAYSDSRVGAAITHLTAKELNTIFVNEGLKLGLPLYPFSPGHFSFSDGTGLAGFCDHISEAIEKGFIPVVHGDVVIDRERGVSIASTEAVFDFISRSITPSKILYGSDTDGVFTADPKIDKSAKHIAVIDSSNIGSALQNTGASKSRVDVTGGMATKLAKLYETCRLTGAEGYIFNITRPGALKAMLSGNADPSIYTLVKGS